The following coding sequences lie in one Salvelinus fontinalis isolate EN_2023a chromosome 21, ASM2944872v1, whole genome shotgun sequence genomic window:
- the LOC129818487 gene encoding uncharacterized protein LOC129818487, whose translation MTLSMSPAAVCQCFTLVSLCTSIADPNWIQVRNSTDPGGKQIIYGVAFTLHAAQNLTDTGPLGGVNGWGMWLLYALAALCYTAVLLSSSSFLLDFLGTGMSHPRLVVSLHISTVVFLMSVLGVCGACLYVISGNLQEGKFGLLWDWVGGWTWPGSGSWSPRPGTRSQGGAAGMQAYPGESFYIAMLGLLFSCLAPVISLCCPGHPTSTQSDYTAVVEGGDSDTEPLTPREQGVGQSDGDNRGEEWAGEVFPELNQVEVGGGGDC comes from the exons ATGACTCTGAGCATGTCTCCGGCTGCGGTTTGCCAGTGCTTTACTTTGGTGTCCCTGTGCACGTCCATCGCTGACCCCAACTGGATCCAGGTCAGGAACAGTACTGACCCCGGAGGCAAACAAATCATCTATGGAGTGGCCTTCACACTGCACGCTGCCCAGAACCTCACTGACACAG GTCCTCTGGGTGGTGTTAACGGCTGGGGGATGTGGCTGCTCTATGCCCTGGCGGCTCTGTGCTACACTGCTGTCCTGCTCTCCAGCTCCTCCTTCTTATTGGACTTCTTGGGGACTGGGATGTCCCACCCTCGACTGGTGGTGTCACTCCACATCTCCACTG TCGTTTTCCTAATGTCCGTGCTGGGAGTGTGTGGGGCTTGCCTGTACGTCATCAGCGGCAACCTTCAGGAGGGCAAATTTGGGCTACTGTGGGACTGGGTAGGGGGCTGGACCTGGCCCGGGTCTGGGTCTTGGTCTCCTAGGCCTGGCACCAGAAGCCAAGGAGGGGCAGCGGGGATGCAGGCTTACCCAGGGGAGAGCTTCTACATTGCCATGCTGGGCCTACTTTTTTCCTGCCTGGCTCCTGTGATCAGCCTGTGTTGCCCGGGGCACCCCACCTCCACCCAgagtgactacacagctgtggTGGAAGGGGGCGACAGTGACACAGAGCCCCTCACCCCCAGGGAGCAGGGAGTGGGGCAGTCTGACGGAGACAACAGGGGGGAGGAGTGGGCAGGAGAGGTGTTCCCTGAACTGAATCAggtggaggtgggtggaggtgGAGACTGCTAA
- the LOC129818488 gene encoding leucine zipper putative tumor suppressor 3-like, translating into MGSVASGESSSTTTTSGQQQQQQEIAMRSVGTRTTQQNSLPRAPPPPPSSSSTSNSTHRGRSLEDRSYSIERSSQQPPPLTHAKGTTANERSFATVENSSTYYGSERPLPLCEGTERERAPVHNNGNRHVSNGNRGIPNGSRAAAAGNSERQVANAVFLNGGGRRDGRDQRDGRDQRDGRDGGREVPRGAVSLDICGNNVLNNDKNSSQQLAQYKEAASAAKLDNHNNPPNILPISGKMEQVQSNEGLVRPSAFKPVVPKSFHSMQNLVCPPQTVGVGRSAGGGSGGGGGPSVTGPLRDTDSPGSRGGGTRGGGGGGSRGGGQGSLSDSGRNSLTSLPTYAGSGYGPPPVLGPLSASTSHINHLGATGAPEKLDKPGGISGSGGNSGYQNGLSASDSGRSSSGKSSLSYQRLSHLSDAPAPLRPSPSSDDVIQDLEDRLWEREQEVLHMRRNLDQSEAAIVQVFEEKQRVWERQMDELRQNYASRLQQVTRRAQRSQSALQAQISRLSLDKRRLQEEMAALLAQKEELERKCLDYRKEQADILPRLEETKWEVCQKAGEISLLKQQLRESQAEVTQRAGEMVALRGQLKEVNAQLRDREEAMLGLKDSYSTKSLELERCEGELQRTLTEVSLLRDKLGMFEAEVVGLKRALGEISARDRAIEARGGGGSREASRTRGGLSSPHSPPEGSAFSYPALPPPPVPPPDAILSLQSDEAKVQRQEAHQRQEAHQRQEAHQLQEAQLRQEIHQQRQEAHQQWEEAGDLRRQLERLQGELRLERQQRERQALTFKKERHVWMDEKERVLKYQAQLQLSYVETLQKNQALELRVGQLGSKLTSTNTTPSPTSPPRQSLAPIPLPAPVTPLPSLSLSPPPLAEDKNLPPALHQLAPPWPVPTRLERIESTEI; encoded by the exons ATGGGCAGTGTGGCCAGCGGGGAATCCTCCTCGACCACCACCACCTCTggtcagcagcaacagcagcaggagATCGCCATGCGGAGCGTGGGCACCCGCACCACCCAGCAGAACAGCCTGCCTCgcgcccccccaccacccccctcttcttcctccacctCCAACTCCACCCACAGGGGCAGGAGCTTGGAAGATAGGAGTTACAGTATCGAGAGGTCCTCTCAGCAACCTCCTCCCCTGACCCATGCTAAGGGGACTACGGCGAACGAACGCAGCTTTGCCACCGTCGAGAACTCTTCTACTTACTACGGCAGTGAGCGTCCTCTGCCGCTCtgtgaggggacagagagagagagggcccccGTCCATAACAACGGCAACAGACATGTCTCCAATGGCAATAGGGGCATTCCCAATGGGAGCCGAGCGGCAGCGGCGGGTAACAGTGAGAGGCAGGTGGCCAATGCAGTGTTTCTGAATGGAGGCGGGCGGCGTGATGGGCGGGACCAGAGGGATGGGCGGGACCAGAGGGATGGGcgtgatgggggtagagaggtacCAAGAGGGGCGGTGAGTTTGGATATTTGTGGGAACAACGTGCTGAACAATGATAAGAACAGTAGCCAACAGCTGGCTCAGTACAAGGAGGCGGCCAGCGCAGCCAAGCTGGATAACCATAACAACCCCCCCAACATCCTCCCCATCTCTGGGAAGATGGAACAGGTTCAG AGCAACGAAGGATTGGTCCGCCCGTCGGCCTTTAAGCCTGTGGTACCCAAGAGCTTCCACTCCATGCAGAATCTggtgtgccccccccaaaccgTAGGAGTGGGCCGCAGCGCCGGAGGAGGGTCTGGAGGTGGTGGGGGTCCCAGTGTAACaggacccctcagagacacagaCAGCCCTGGCAGCCGGGGTGGAGGTACCAGAGGCGGAGGAGGGGGCGGCAGCAGGGGCGGAGGCCAGGGGAGCCTGTCCGACTCAGGGAGGAATTCTCTGACCAGCCTGCCCACCTACGCTGGCTCGGGCTACGGGCCTCCGCCTGTCCTGGGGCCCCTGAGTGCCTCTACCAGCCACATTAACCACCTGGGGGCCACGGGGGCCCCGGAGAAGTTGGACAAGCCTGGTGGCATTAGCGGTAGCGGCGGTAATAGTGGATACCAGAACGGACTGAGCGCCTCGGATAGTGGTCGCTCTTCCTCCGGGAAGAGCTCCTTGTCCTATCAGAGGCTCAGCCACCTGAGTGACGCCCCCGCGCCGCTCCGCCCCTCTCCATCCTCCGATGACGTCATCCAGGACCTGGAGGACCGGCtatgggagagagagcaagag GTTCTCCACATGCGCCGTAACCTGGACCAGAGCGAGGCGGCCATCGTCCAGGTGTTTGAGGAGAAGCAGCGCGTGTGGGAGCGCCAGATGGACGAGCTGCGGCAGAACTATGCCTCACGCCTGCAGCAG GTGACGCGTCGCGCCCAGCGCTCCCAGAGTGCCTTGCAGGCCCAGATCAGCCGTCTGTCGCTGGATAAGCGGCGCCTACAGGAGGAGATGGCTGCACTGCTGGCCCAGAAGGAGGAGCTGGAGAGGAAGTGCCTGGACTACAGGAAGGAGCAGGCTGACATTCTGCCCCGCCTGGAGGAGACCAAGTGGGAG GTGTGTCAGAAGGCGGGGGAGATCTCCCTGCTGAAGCAGCAGCTGAGGGAGAGCCAGGCGGAGGTGACCCAGCGGGCGGGGGAGATGGTGGCCCTGCGGGGCCAGCTGAAGGAGGTCAATGCCCAGCTGAGGGACCGGGAGGAGGCCATGCTGGGCCTCAAGGACTCTTACAGCACCAAGAGCCTGGAGCTGGAGCGCTGCGAAGGGGAGCTGCAGAGGACGCTGACCGAG GTCTCTCTGCTGAGGGACAAGCTGGGCATGTTTGAGGCTGAGGTGGTGGGGCTGAAGCGGGCTCTAGGTGAGATCAGTGCGAGGGATAGGGCTATTGAGGCTAGGGGTGGCGGAGGAAGCAGGGAAGCATCCAGGACCAGAGGGGGGCTTTCCTCCCCACACAGCCCACCTGAGGGCTCTGCCTTCTCCTACCCAGCCCTGCCTCCACCCCCTGTACCTCCCCCAGATGCCATACTGAGTTTGCAGAGCGATGAAGCTAAAGTTCAGCGCCAGGAGGCCCACCAGCGCCAGGAGGCCCACCAGCGCCAGGAGGCCCACCAGCTTCAAGAGGCTCAATTGCGGCAGGAAATCCACCAGCAGCGCCAGGAGGCCCACCAGCAGTGGGAGGAAGCGGGGGATCTGCGTCGGCAGTTGGAGCGCCTCCAAGGCGAGCTGCGTCTCGAGCGGCAGCAGCGCGAGCGGCAGGCCCTCACTTTCAAGAAGGAGCGCCACGTGTGGATGGACGAGAAGGAGCGTGTGCTCAAGTACCAGGCCCAGCTGCAGCTCAGCTATGTGGAGACCCTGCAGAAGAACCAGGCCCTGGAGCTCCGCGTGGGCCAGCTGGGCTCCAAGCtcacctccaccaacaccaccccCTCGCCCACCTCACCACCCCGACAGTCCCTGGCCCCCATCCCCCTGCCTGCCCCCGTCACCcccctaccctccctctctctctccccacctcccctcGCCGAGGACAAGAATCTCCCCCCCGCCCTCCACCAGCTGGCCCCCCCCTGGCCGGTGCCCACCCGTCTGGAGAGGATAGAGTCCACAGAGATCTAG